ACTCACATCGGCCGTCACATTATGAATCACTGGCACGGCCGGCGCTTTCAGCTCCACAGACTGCAACTCAACCGCCAGCCTTTCTGCTGCGGGCTTCATCAGGGCACAGTGGGAAGGTACACTCACCGGCAACAGCATCGCACGTCTGGCACCTGCCGTTTTCGCCAGCTCAATGGCACGCTCAACCGCCGCGGCATGCCCGGCAATCACCACCTGTCCGGGAGAGTTGAAGTTCACCGCTTCTACCACATCACCCTGAGCAGCTTCAGCACAGGCTTCCAGCACCTTGTCATCATCCAGCCCCAGAACGGCCGCCATGGCACCGACACCCTGAGGCACGGCATCCTGCATAAACAGACCACGCTGACGCACAATACGGACCGCATCGGCAAATGTCATGGCACCGGCACACACCAGGGCTGAGTATTCACCCAGACTGTGACCGGCCATAAAGGCCGGCATGGCATTGCAGGATTCCTCCTGCCATAAACGCCAAAGAGCAACACTGGCCGTCAGCAGTGCAGGCTGTGTATTTTCAGTGCGATTAAGTGCTTCCGCCGGCCCTTCCGTTACCAGGGTGAGCAAGTCAAAGCCCAGCACCTCGGAAGCTTCTGCAAAGGTCTGCTGTACAACCGGCGTATCGATATGTTCAGCCAGCATGCCCACTGACTGTGATCCCTGGCCCGGGAAGATAAATGCAAGTTTATCCATCATTGCTTTGGGTCGCGTCCAGAAAAAAACTCAGGCAATTATAGAAAAAGTCGAAGGAATGGTGCGTAATTTTATGTTTCCATCCACCCGCAAAACGTACCATTATTCCAGATACGCTGACACAGAGCTTACAAGAAGACACTTTATTTCAGTCGATAGACCGATAAGCAGGAGAAAAGTCAGAAGCCCATTAATACCAATTCCACCTTCTAAATGTGAATTGGTATAATGAGTCAAAGCAGCATTTTCTCTACATCAGCCGCCAACCTGGCTGGCACATCCTTACCCGCTTCCCGGACTGCCTGACAAATTGCCCGGTAGAAGCCCTTTTCATCAGCGCCACCATGACTCTTGATCACAGTTCCCTGCAGACCGAGCAGACTGGCACCATTATGTAATTCGGGATCAACCTTACGGTTGAATTCTTTGAGAATGGGAGAGAGTAATACAGCCAGACCTTGCGTGACAAGGTTTCGGCTGAACATCTCGGTCAGTGTGTCAGCAATCAGGCTGGCAACACCTTCACCGGTTTTCAGGGCAATATTACCGGCAAAACCATCACAGACAACAACATCAACACGGTCTGAAAAAATATCATGCCCTTCAATGTAACCGATGTAATTTAATTGCCGGTACTCATTCAGGAGCTGATGTGCAATACGAACCCGTTCATTGCCTTTTATTTCTTCGGTGCCAACATTCAGCAGACCAATTCTCGGCCGCTCTATGCCGTGTACAGCGCCTGCCAGCTGTGAACCCATAATGGCAAACTGAAAAAGCTGCATGGAGGTACAGTCAACATTGGCACCTACATCCAAAAGCAACGTACTGCCGTTTCGACTGGGCACACTGGCCGCAATCGCCGGACGATCCACACCGGCAAAAGTCTTCAGAACAAACCGCCCCATTGCCATCAGGGCACCGGTATTTCCGGCAGATACGCAAGCATCGGCACGCCTGTCAGACACGCATTCCAGTGCCTGCCACATTGACGAGTGACGTTTGGTTCGTAACGCAAAAGAAGGTTTTTCATCCATAGCCACGGTTGCATCGGCATGGACAAGAGAGAGTCGATTCCGGTCAAACTGTCCGGCATCATTCAGATAGGATTGCAGCAGGTCTGAATCACCCACCAACAAAAGCTCAAGCTCACTGAACGCATTCAATGCCTTGAGCGCTGCCCTGATACGTGAACGGGGACTTTCGTCCCCGCTCATGATATCAAGTGCGACCCGCATCCTCCGCTTCGAGTCTGGCTGCACAGAGCCACACTGTGTCGAATTGAGTCGTCCCTGAAGCAAAGTAATGGCTCTTACTTGTCAGCCACTACTTTTTTACCGCGGTAGAAACCGTCAGCAGAAACGTGGTGACGACGGTGAGTTTCACCGGAAGTCGCTTCTACAGACAGCTGGGCAGAAGTCAGGGCATCGTGGGAACGACGCATGTCGCGACGGGAACGGGTTTTACGGTTTTGTTGAACAGCCATGT
Above is a window of Endozoicomonas montiporae CL-33 DNA encoding:
- the plsX gene encoding phosphate acyltransferase PlsX, with product MSGDESPRSRIRAALKALNAFSELELLLVGDSDLLQSYLNDAGQFDRNRLSLVHADATVAMDEKPSFALRTKRHSSMWQALECVSDRRADACVSAGNTGALMAMGRFVLKTFAGVDRPAIAASVPSRNGSTLLLDVGANVDCTSMQLFQFAIMGSQLAGAVHGIERPRIGLLNVGTEEIKGNERVRIAHQLLNEYRQLNYIGYIEGHDIFSDRVDVVVCDGFAGNIALKTGEGVASLIADTLTEMFSRNLVTQGLAVLLSPILKEFNRKVDPELHNGASLLGLQGTVIKSHGGADEKGFYRAICQAVREAGKDVPARLAADVEKMLL
- the fabD gene encoding ACP S-malonyltransferase → MMDKLAFIFPGQGSQSVGMLAEHIDTPVVQQTFAEASEVLGFDLLTLVTEGPAEALNRTENTQPALLTASVALWRLWQEESCNAMPAFMAGHSLGEYSALVCAGAMTFADAVRIVRQRGLFMQDAVPQGVGAMAAVLGLDDDKVLEACAEAAQGDVVEAVNFNSPGQVVIAGHAAAVERAIELAKTAGARRAMLLPVSVPSHCALMKPAAERLAVELQSVELKAPAVPVIHNVTADVSTEPEQIRSHLVAQLHSPVRWVETINRFVGSGVTGFAECGPGKVLAGLNKRIARRAPVATLESVAAFEELLAQNNDE
- the rpmF gene encoding 50S ribosomal protein L32, which produces MAVQQNRKTRSRRDMRRSHDALTSAQLSVEATSGETHRRHHVSADGFYRGKKVVADK